The Argentina anserina chromosome 3, drPotAnse1.1, whole genome shotgun sequence genome includes a region encoding these proteins:
- the LOC126788719 gene encoding COBRA-like protein 10 produces the protein METSSSMRIPWSLLFLLFLSMFATRVEVSHGQKDDGGGGDDGGDSDKPAAPPEQEDCDGIFLTYTFISREKEYPRKKNVSAQAWAFKSEASILNAGTATLKDWKMYVGFQHREILVAAEGAVMVDGSDFPASVGKNGTYFSGNPQSDLKNSVDTAGDVEQIQAKIAFKGTQFGLPAKQAPMPKTIRLVNDGYKCPAPKIRGKTNMFVCCVPDPKFKVKKDDKDTKFLPKRNGDLSITYDVLDSYSNNYLAQVTIDNLHPLGRLDHWNLTWEWQKNEFIQTMRGAYTHKKDQSDCLYGPAGKIYKDMDFSKVMNCEKKPIITDLPPTMKDDEKVGKLPKCCRNGTILPMIMNETQSQAQFQLQVFKLPPDDNRTALTPPQKWSIYGPVNPNYECGPPIRVEPTQFPDPSGLQSTTAAIATWQVVCNITKPKVPACCVSFSAYFSESVVPCNTCACGCKESENPHCDVRAKAMLLPAEALLVPFVNRTEKAKAWAKIKHYDIPKKLPCGDNCGVSLNWHIDSDYQSGWTARLTLFNWGKEPFQDWFTAVEMNKAFEDYENVYSFNGTRMENKVKNTILFQGLKDLNYLIEMKNASNTRDPMVPGKQQSVVSFKKHHYHDINIKGGEGFPSRVLFNGEECSLPKQFPNNGADHQASSNILLILFVAIASFVFMTDRFH, from the exons ATGGAAACGAGTTCGAGCATGAGGATCCCTTGGAGCTTGttgtttctattgtttttatCGATGTTTGCCACTAGGGTTGAAGTTAGTCACGGACAAAAGGACGACGGCGGCGGCGGTGATGACGGAGGGGACAGCGACAAGCCTGCTGCTCCGCCGGAGCAAGAAGACTGCGATGGCATCTTCTTGACCTACACGTTCATCTCGCGAGAGAAGGAATATCCACGCAAGAAGAACGTGTCGGCGCAGGCCTGGGCGTTCAAGTCTGAGGCGAGCATACTGAACGCTGGGACCGCGACACTAAAGGACTGGAAGATGTACGTAGGGTTTCAGCATCGGGAGATATTGGTGGCGGCCGAGGGAGCTGTGATGGTAGATGGTTCTGATTTTCCTGCTTCCGTGGGGAAAAACGGGACTTACTTTTCGGGGAACCCACAATCGGACTTGAAGAACTCCGTCGATACGGCTGGGGATGTAGAACAGATTCAGGCAAAGATTGCTTTTAAGGGAACCCAGTTCGGCCTCCCGGCTAAGCAAGCACCCATGCCCAAGACCATCCGCCTCGTCAACGATGGATACAAGTGCCCCGCACCTAAAATACGAG GGAAGACAAACATGTTCGTATGTTGTGTACCAGACCCAAAGttcaaagtgaagaaagacGATAAGGACACCAAATTCTTGCCTAAACGAAATGGTGATCTCTCAATCACATACGATGTATTGGATTCCTATTCAAACAATTACTTGGCTCAGGTCACCATCGATAACCTGCACCCACTTGGCCGTCTAGACCACTGGAACTTGACCTGGGAATGGCAGAAGAATGAGTTCATTCAGACAATGAGAGGGGCCTATACTCACAAGAAGGACCAATCCGACTGCCTCTACGGCCCTGCCGGAAAAATATACAAGGACATGGACTTCTCTAAGGTCATGAACTGTGAAAAGAAGCCAATCATCACAGACCTCCCACCAACTATGAAAGATGACGAGAAGGTCGGAAAGCTGCCCAAGTGCTGTAGAAATGGAACCATCTTACCGATGATCATGAATGAGACCCAATCACAGGCACAGTTCCAGCTCCAAGTCTTCAAGCTTCCCCCTGATGACAACAGAACCGCTCTCACACCACCACAGAAGTGGAGTATCTACGGGCCGGTGAACCCTAATTACGAATGTGGACCTCCAATCAGAGTCGAACCAACTCAGTTTCCCGACCCGAGCGGACTACAGTCTACAACTGCTGCAATTGCAACTTGGCAAGTG GTATGCAACATAACCAAGCCAAAGGTGCCTGCCTGCTGCGTGTCATTTTCTGCCTACTTCAGCGAGTCAGTGGTGCCGTGCAACACTTGCGCTTGTGGCTGTAAAGAAAGTGAGAACCCTCACTGCGACGTAAGAGCCAAAGCAATGCTTCTACCAGCAGAAGCACTCCTTGTGCCTTTTGTCAACAGAACTGAAAAGGCGAAAGCTTGGGCCAAAATCAAACACTATGACATACCCAAAAAGCTTCCATGCGGAGACAACTGTGGAGTTAGTCTCAATTGGCACATAGACTCGGACTACCAGAGTGGATGGACTGCTCGTCTAACTCTCTTCAACTGGGGGAAGGAGCCATTTCAGGATTGGTTCACGGCAGTAGAAATGAACAAGGCTTTTGAAGACTACGAAAATGTGTACTCATTCAATGGAACAAGAATGGAAAATAAGGTCAAAAACACCATCTTGTTTCAGGGTCTGAAAGATTTGAACTACTTGATAGAAATGAAAAATGCCTCCAACACAAGAGACCCTATGGTACCCGGAAAGCAGCAGTCGGTGGTTTCTTTCAAGAAGCACCACTATCATGATATTAATATAAAGGGTGGTGAAGGTTTCCCATCAAGAGTCCTGTTCAACGGAGAAGAGTGCTCACTTCCTAAGCAATTCCCCAATAACGGCGCAGATCATCAGGCCAGTAGTAATATCCTCCTCATCTTGTTTGTTGCAATTGCGAGTTTTGTGTTCATGACAGACCGGTTCCACTGA
- the LOC126786202 gene encoding GTPase-activating protein gyp7-like isoform X1, which yields MWGSSGTPGDSFYEVRSECTDVPKSRFKIKAGKTLSSRKWHAAFSPEGRLDIGKTLSRIHRGGIHPSIRGEVWEFLLGCYDPNSTFEEREQLRLRRRIEYARWKEDCRQMFPVVGSGRFITAPVITDDGQPIQDPIVLMQINPNKGQDLSSQENGKANGLAMNPASALEPVNDKKIIQWLLTLHQIGLDVVRTDRTLVFYEKQENLSKLWDILAVYAWIDTDVGYCQGMSDLCSPMIILLDDEADAFWCFERLMRRLRGNFRCTDNSVGVEAQLSNLASVTQVIDPKLHQHLETLGGGDYLFAFRMLMVLFRREFSFCDSLYLWEMMWALEFDPDLYSVYEDSDTDAERTEGSGSSKGKSQSKRHYGKYERENMKVKGPEAPLPISVFLVASVLKDKSSKLLTEARGLDDVVKILNDITGNLDAKKACSGAMKLHKKYLKKQAQKT from the exons ATGTGGGGGAGCTCAGGAACTCCTGGGGATTCTTTCTATGAGGTTCGCTCTGAGTGTACTGATGTACCCAAAAGCCGGTTTAAGATCAAG GCAGGTAAAACTCTAAGTTCAAGGAAATGGCATGCGGCATTTTCTCCAGAAGGTCGTCTGGATATAGGCAAGACTTTGAGTCGAATCCATCGCGGG GGTATCCATCCATCAATTAGAGGAGAAGTTTGGGAATTTCTACTTGGCTGTTATGACCCAAATAGCACATTTGAAGAAAGAGAGCAGCTCCGTCTACGCCGAAG GATAGAATATGCTAGGTGGAAAGAAGATTGCCGCCAAATGTTTCCTGTTGTTGGAAGTGGTAGGTTCATCACTGCTCCTGTGATTACTGATGATGGTCAGCCCATTCAGGATCCAATAGTGCTTATGCAAATAAATCCAAATAAGGGACAGGATTTATCTTCACAGGAAAATGGTAAAGCCAATGGTCTTGCCATGAATCCTGCTAGTGCTCTGGAACCGGTGaatgataagaaaataatCCAGTGGCTGCTTACTTTACATCAAATAG GGCTTGACGTGGTTCGGACTGACAGGACGCTAGTGTTTTATGAGAAGCAAGAAAACTTATCAAAGCTTTGGGATATTCTAGCTGTTTATGCTTGGATAGATACAGATGTTGGCTACTGTCAAG GAATGAGTGATCTTTGCTCCCCCATGATTATCCTTCTTGATGATGAAGCAGATGCATTTTGGTGTTTTGAACGTTTGATGCGCAGACTG cGAGGAAATTTCAGATGTACTGATAACTCTGTTGGGGTGGAGGCACAACTAAGTAATTTGGCTTCAGTCACTCAAGTCATTGATCCAAAACTTCATCAGCACTTAG AGACACTAGGTGGAGGTGATTATTTATTTGCTTTTCGGATGCTTATGGTTTTGTTCCGTCGGGAATTCTCCTTTTGTGATTCGTTATACCTTTGGGAG ATGATGTGGGCTCTTGAGTTTGACCCTGACTTGTACAGTGTGTATGAAGATTCTGACACTGATGCAGAAAGAACCGAGGGATCTGGATCTTCGAAAGGGAAATCACAATCGAAACGTCATTATGGGAAGTATGAGAGGGAAAATATGAAAGTAAAAGGTCCAGAAGCACCTCTCCCAATATCTGTTTTCCTGGTTGCCAGTGTCTTAAAAGATAAGAGCTCAAAACTACTGACAGAAGCTCGGGGTCTCGATGATGTTGTTAAG ATATTAAATGACATAACTGGAAATTTAGATGCCAAGAAAGCTTGCAGTGGCGCAATGAAACTTCACAAGAAATATCTTAAAAAG CAGGCTCAGAAAACATAG
- the LOC126786202 gene encoding GTPase-activating protein gyp7-like isoform X2 — MWGSSGTPGDSFYEVRSECTDVPKSRFKIKAGKTLSSRKWHAAFSPEGRLDIGKTLSRIHRGGIHPSIRGEVWEFLLGCYDPNSTFEEREQLRLRRRIEYARWKEDCRQMFPVVGSGRFITAPVITDDGQPIQDPIVLMQINPNKGQDLSSQENGKANGLAMNPASALEPVNDKKIIQWLLTLHQIGLDVVRTDRTLVFYEKQENLSKLWDILAVYAWIDTDVGYCQGMSDLCSPMIILLDDEADAFWCFERLMRRLRGNFRCTDNSVGVEAQLSNLASVTQVIDPKLHQHLETLGGGDYLFAFRMLMVLFRREFSFCDSLYLWEMMWALEFDPDLYSVYEDSDTDAERTEGSGSSKGKSQSKRHYGKYERENMKVKGPEAPLPISVFLVASVLKDKSSKLLTEARGLDDVVKILNDITGNLDAKKACSGAMKLHKKYLKKAQKT, encoded by the exons ATGTGGGGGAGCTCAGGAACTCCTGGGGATTCTTTCTATGAGGTTCGCTCTGAGTGTACTGATGTACCCAAAAGCCGGTTTAAGATCAAG GCAGGTAAAACTCTAAGTTCAAGGAAATGGCATGCGGCATTTTCTCCAGAAGGTCGTCTGGATATAGGCAAGACTTTGAGTCGAATCCATCGCGGG GGTATCCATCCATCAATTAGAGGAGAAGTTTGGGAATTTCTACTTGGCTGTTATGACCCAAATAGCACATTTGAAGAAAGAGAGCAGCTCCGTCTACGCCGAAG GATAGAATATGCTAGGTGGAAAGAAGATTGCCGCCAAATGTTTCCTGTTGTTGGAAGTGGTAGGTTCATCACTGCTCCTGTGATTACTGATGATGGTCAGCCCATTCAGGATCCAATAGTGCTTATGCAAATAAATCCAAATAAGGGACAGGATTTATCTTCACAGGAAAATGGTAAAGCCAATGGTCTTGCCATGAATCCTGCTAGTGCTCTGGAACCGGTGaatgataagaaaataatCCAGTGGCTGCTTACTTTACATCAAATAG GGCTTGACGTGGTTCGGACTGACAGGACGCTAGTGTTTTATGAGAAGCAAGAAAACTTATCAAAGCTTTGGGATATTCTAGCTGTTTATGCTTGGATAGATACAGATGTTGGCTACTGTCAAG GAATGAGTGATCTTTGCTCCCCCATGATTATCCTTCTTGATGATGAAGCAGATGCATTTTGGTGTTTTGAACGTTTGATGCGCAGACTG cGAGGAAATTTCAGATGTACTGATAACTCTGTTGGGGTGGAGGCACAACTAAGTAATTTGGCTTCAGTCACTCAAGTCATTGATCCAAAACTTCATCAGCACTTAG AGACACTAGGTGGAGGTGATTATTTATTTGCTTTTCGGATGCTTATGGTTTTGTTCCGTCGGGAATTCTCCTTTTGTGATTCGTTATACCTTTGGGAG ATGATGTGGGCTCTTGAGTTTGACCCTGACTTGTACAGTGTGTATGAAGATTCTGACACTGATGCAGAAAGAACCGAGGGATCTGGATCTTCGAAAGGGAAATCACAATCGAAACGTCATTATGGGAAGTATGAGAGGGAAAATATGAAAGTAAAAGGTCCAGAAGCACCTCTCCCAATATCTGTTTTCCTGGTTGCCAGTGTCTTAAAAGATAAGAGCTCAAAACTACTGACAGAAGCTCGGGGTCTCGATGATGTTGTTAAG ATATTAAATGACATAACTGGAAATTTAGATGCCAAGAAAGCTTGCAGTGGCGCAATGAAACTTCACAAGAAATATCTTAAAAAG GCTCAGAAAACATAG